The following are encoded in a window of Mycobacterium vicinigordonae genomic DNA:
- a CDS encoding Hsp20/alpha crystallin family protein has protein sequence MSNVALWSRPAWDTDRWLRDFFGPASADWAGAASRPVNSGFNPAAEIAKDGDDAVVRVELPGVDVEKDVNVELEKGRLVIHGEHRDEHSQDKDGRTLREIRYGSFRRSFQLPAHVTGEAISASYDAGILTVRVAGAYAGSTPQRIAITK, from the coding sequence ATGAGCAATGTTGCCTTGTGGTCGCGTCCGGCGTGGGACACCGACCGGTGGTTACGGGACTTTTTCGGCCCGGCCTCCGCAGACTGGGCCGGGGCCGCTTCCAGGCCCGTGAACAGCGGATTCAATCCAGCGGCTGAGATCGCCAAAGACGGTGACGACGCCGTCGTGCGCGTCGAACTGCCCGGTGTCGACGTCGAGAAGGATGTCAACGTCGAATTGGAAAAAGGCCGTCTGGTCATCCACGGCGAACACCGCGACGAGCACTCGCAGGACAAGGACGGACGCACCCTGCGCGAGATCCGCTACGGATCGTTCCGACGGTCGTTCCAGCTGCCGGCGCACGTCACCGGCGAGGCGATCTCGGCGTCGTATGACGCGGGCATACTCACCGTCCGAGTAGCCGGCGCGTACGCCGGTTCTACGCCGCAACGCATCGCGATCACCAAGTAA